The following coding sequences lie in one Chanos chanos chromosome 4, fChaCha1.1, whole genome shotgun sequence genomic window:
- the prph2b gene encoding peripherin-2b — MALMKVKFNLAKRVKLAQGLWLLYWLSVMAGILIFSMGLFFKIELRKRSEMMDNNESHFVPNLLILVGLAACGINAFGGKVCHDSLDPIKFAKWKPMVKNYLAGCFAFSIILFLTALLCFTMQISLHFALAEGLKNGMKYYRDTDTPGRCFMKRTLDMTQIEFRCCGNNNYKDWFEIQWISNRYLDFNNAEVKDRVMSNVEGKYLMDSVPFSCCNPASPRPCIQHHLTNNTAHYDYDHHTEDLNIWTRGCREALVSYYGGMMNSIGAFVLLDVLMQAGVMVGLKYLTTALETSDPENPECESEGWLLEKTVKETVDDMMAKIKKLGKGNQVEGEGEEAQAVATVS; from the exons atGGCCTTGATGAAGGTAAAGTTTAACTTGGCCAAAAGGGTAAAACTAGCCCAGGGGCTGTGGCTCCTGTACTGGCTATCTGTGATGGCTGGGATCCTCATTTTTAGCATGGGGCTCTTTTTCAAGATTGAGCTGCGTAAGCGAAGCGAGATGATGGACAACAACGAGAGCCATTTCGTGCCCAACTTGCTTATCCTGGTTGGGTTGGCTGCTTGTGGCATCAATGCCTTTGGTGGCAAAGTATGCCATGACTCCCTTGATCCAATAAAGTTCGCCAAGTGGAAACCCATGGTGAAGAACTACCTGGCTGGATGCTTCGCCTTCAGTATCATACTCTTCCTGACAGCTCTGCTGTGCTTTACCATGCAGATCTCTCTGCATTTTGCCCTAGCAGAGGGCCTGAAGAATGGGATGAAatattacagagacacagacactcctGGACGCTGCTTCATGAAGAGAACACTTGACATGACCCAAATTGAATTCCGGTGCTGTggcaacaacaactacaaagaCTGGTTCGAGATTCAGTGGATCAGCAACCGTTACCTGGATTTCAACAATGCTGAGGTCAAAGA CCGTGTAATGAGTAACGTAGAAGGAAAATACTTGATGGACAGCGTCCCATTCAGCTGTTGCAACCCTGCTTCTCCACGACCCTGCATTCAGCACCACCTGACCAACAACACAGCGCACTATGACTACGACCACCACACCGAGGACCTGAACATCTGGACGCGTGGGTGTCGCGAAGCCCTGGTGTCCTACTACGGAGGAATGATGAACAGCATTGGAGCTTTTGTGCTGCTGGACGTCCTGATGCAG GCAGGCGTGATGGTGGGTCTGAAATATCTGACCACTGCGCTTGAGACATCAGATCCTGAGAACCCAGAGTGTGAGAGCGAAGGTTGGCTGTTGGAGAAGACCGTCAAGGAGACTGTCGATGACATGATGGCGAAGATCAAAAAACTGGGTAAAGGTAACCAAGTggagggggaaggagaggaagcACAAGCCGTCGCCACGGTAAGCTGA